GAAGATGTGAAGCGCTGCAAGAATCGCTTCTTTGAACTGCAACCAAAAATGTCTTTGAAGGAGAACTTGAAAGGGAAAACTATTGTAGAATATCCCACAATATATGTTATCTTCAAGGAGTCTTGCGATGGGTTTGATGTGATAGAATCAGATGAGGATGTAGAGGCGGAAGCGAAACTGTACAGGAAATACCTGGatgatcaatatgggtatcatggTGCACGAACCAAGAAGGAAGAACCAGAGGGACGGGAAAGAAATCTTCAACTGTTGGAAGGAATCGATAAGCTGACAATCGCAAAGAAGCGAGAGGAGCGTAAGAAGAGAAAAGAACTGTCGGAGGTCGAACCGGCTAATTTGCTGTTCAGCGACGAAAGTTTGTGGAATCAGTACTCGTCCGACTCAGGTGGTCAAGAGACAGAAGAGGAAATGGATACTGTGAATGAGGAATCGTTTTCTCCCAaacgaataaaaacaaatacgtgTTAGGAGTGTGTATGCATCGTGATAGAAGTTTTAATAGAATATACAAAGTTTTATGATGAACTTGATAAATTGTATACAATACAATGTATTTGAAATCAAATAGATAATGAATTCAAATATAAGCCAATGAAATATTTGTTAAATTCTTATTCATTATTCCGATGGATATAACACGAATTCCAACAGTCACCCAGGCCAGGAATGTTATTTCTTAATGAAGACGAATAAAATCCGGTACCTGAAATGAACGCTACGACTTAGTATAGAAATTGAAAACCATTCGTACATGCAGTCTACATTTCAGTGTATCGACATTCTAACATTTAATCATTCCTCACCTTTTAATACATTTAatacgttaatttttttttcagaaacaacGTTTGGCTAAACAATCGAGTTATATGGCTTGAAACTTGGCGGTGATAATTAGGGACAggtcaaaaaattataggaggttgtgtccaagatacgaccgcattgttgacgtagaactacgctgttattttatataagtcgcttgtttatacattcggatattattctataatgctgtgaaattttagaaacaactgcttagtagaataatctctgaaattattttttcattgtagaatcagttgacgataattgattgatgattcatttttgccctcgcaaaacaatcgtatgtcgcaatttatttcatgtcaatgcattgaaaatttacctcgaaggctattccggtggcctttttcgaaattgacatagactcggctacagtcgattatatacatgttgcaccagcaccattattccatatctcataactacattaatatatctttggcaccgcatgtaaacaacaacaatgacaacacttgcaagtatcaaatatcatgctacatgttatttagtattgcctcaaaggaatcgcacctctagatatcgttcgtacaaactaagcgtaaaccaagcgccaaacaagcgttcaccatagcatgcatacagagccatacattggtggcttgaaactactagcaatataaacatttctcatcattttgcgctattctaaaaagaaacgcttctgttaatattactggcctcgaaaagagttgcattactttcttatgctcgagataagcgcagctgtctcccttagtggaggaagttttgctactggcaagcaaaacctaatcacatacaaaattccagaacatttactttcttgatgactaaacaagagaaataaactctttttgttaataacaacctcgaaaacagtagcaatgcatcattatgatcaatattagcgcaaatgcaatcctagttgaaggcagttttgcgactggcacgcgaacctaaataacttataacattccagtaagatattcaagatgcttagtattcccaaataattttttggtgcacaaccttaacgtctgcttcgccataacgtcagtttaatgcattgatgcattctcaaaggcacaaacgaagcccttatgaagacggaaaataaacaatgttaactgcttggaaaaagaccgaattatgccacacagcttgtactctgctgtaacacccatcgatgcgaattcgctgatgagtttgtcaagagcgaccgccttcaccaccagcggagggagcttgattttggttgctgcctgggagtttacattttcgaccgacgcgccgaaatcgcctacttcgttgTTGTTCGgcgcggtgtcacattcgcgaaggctcggttcagtgcgagcgcttttcactgcaccaacaccgcgtgcatcattagatgatgcttacctcgaaattttattgcccctggcaatgcgtttgttttttgcagggctcgagcctgctttcctcttcttcttgctcatcgcacactacgcgaagcgtccaatttatgacgcggaaagaaaaacacacgatacgaataacgcgaaaaacaaacagaaaaattaaacgacgatttccaagttggattaccactggtggggtccaatcttagatcgaagcgcagcgaaagcaaagtgaactggattactcaacagtccgatgccgaatgaaagtttgcctcagcgagatacactgtttatactctaggcaagtattccccttcattcttcttcttttcctttgttcacggagactttaaatcctacgatttcccctccgttggtcgtcgataagttgcccgttattgataactctgttcgggaaagcactcaaatggacagaacaaatgtatgggaaaatagaaacacttcaagttttcatgaattttaaccatttactaacaaggggattctaatgtatggcatattaaacaaatcttacggaatttccgattcgtttagtatgtaaaccgccaaaatccgttcgcggcaaaaatagttattaacgttaactttatttcataaaaacgtgacctgatttctgatttctgacacccttcatgaaagacgtagttctacgtcaaaaaaaaacttctcagTCTGGATCGATCAAAACTTGAATTTCAAGCCCAATGCGAAAACGGTCAAGAGAAAAATTGCAAACCACTTGAACATTTCGAAAGCGATTCAAAGAAGGCTGAAAGGCAGTCCAGTGAAAGGCACTTGCAGTTTCCTAAAATTGGAGCATCAACCGGCAAATGGAAGGACAAAGCCAACATGTATGAACAATAAATTCTCTCATGTCTTCGCATCGGGCATACGTGACTGACTCATAACTTCCTAGcaagaaaagaataaaaaaaataacaacaaatTTCACGATCATAATCCTTTCTGCAATTCCTTGCAAGTTTCTTTTACGAAAGCAGAAAACCTCTTACAAAATCAcaacaaataatataaataaaatattttattttctaccaTAAATGAAACCAGTAATGATCTATTACAATACGATTATTGATTATTATTCTCGTAAACCATTGTCCAGATTCAGAGCAATATTCTGTTATAAGATggaacgaatatgttcgaacgACTGTCTTTTGctttctctgtaaaatattgttttcgcaCATCTCACACCTTCTTGTCTCGTATATTTACAAGTTCCTCTTGGATAATTACTACCGATGTGTATAATATAACTCGAACTCGACTACAAAACATCTCAACCTGAAAAATGAATCAGACTGAACCTACGCACATGATAAGAAAAGCATATTTTTAAGGAAACACTTCTGAACGAAACGTATAACTAACACTTTCTTTTTGATAATTGAATTCTTGCTCACCCTGTGAATTACGTTTTGGCCAAATGATACAACTTCCAATATTATTTTACCACCCTTTTTTTGTTCCCTTCGAGTAACggtcatgaatttttttttgtgtcaactaTTCGAATGAGATTAAATAACCCAGAAATACAACACAAAAACGATAATAATAATACCAGCGACGGCGCCCTTCACGTAAAGGGACTTTCGATTCAAGTATGTAGCGTCTTTTTTATACTTCTGCGAAAGCATCGATAAATTCTGTGTTTTGGTGTCCAGTTCGGAGAGAACCGTTCCGCGCTGCAAAACGTCGTCGATGTTCTGAACCTACAAAATATATGGACCAATAAATCTTCCGTAGTGCTAAACAATATGTATCGTCTTACCATTATCCGTTGCACATCCTGAAGTTGTGTAtttatagtgttgatatttCTTCGTCGATCCGTTAGCGATTTCTTAGCCTTTTGTATGTAGATGTCGAACTCGATGAATGCGTATGGTCGTGTAACCGAGTTTACTTTCCTCCCGTAATTGTTATGAAACTCCTGGGCGATGTCCTCCAAATAATTAAATGCAATCCGCTTGGAAAACATTTTATCACAGAGTACCAGATAGCAGACTTCAGCTTCAATCATATAACTTTACAAAAAGTAATAGTAAAAGTGTATTTTAAAATGTAGGCTTGGTAGAACAATCAAACTTACTGAAAAAGATAAGGACCAGTCTCAATACTGCAACGGCTAGGCGAATTGGGACCTAGCTTTCGGAACAACATCTTGGCTTGATTCTGATATTCCAGTACGCTTTTACCGGACTGTAACAAATGAGGCAATGATCAAAAACAATAACGATTAGAATTCTAAAAAATGGCACAGTACCTGTTCGTCTTCCTGCATCGTTCCAACCAGTGGAAGACCGTCGACGACTCGAGCAATCATCGTCATCAGTGCCATCTTCGCCGATGTGGATCTTCAATATTCTAGAAATTATACCGTTCGAACTAATAACTGACTGGTTTCAAAGCAAGTATGCTGGCAGAAGACGTTTGTTGAAGTATGTtaaattgttttattgttacTCAACATTATACTGCATTTACATCAACggaagaaatgtaaaataaacgtTCTCGATTCAACTGCTCAGCCGACAGGTATCACGAAATCTCCAACACGTCATCCGCGAAAATGAATTTGCCATTTAGGCaaaatcaaggcgcctagaagtatatcctaaggtgggccaacttgctaaaatcactcttcagccatcttgagagtctactgtgttttgttggtaaacaaagcacaatacgcctgtgcccaagctcgctcatgatcagtctgtctctttcacgcttcaagcaaataatttcccttctgctttcttccgtactgttttcatataccgctcccctaaccaacttagtgacgaaacggcctcacctagtaccatagacccgtcttgggcaAAATGTCAACAACATACAGAATGAACCACACATTAATTTGAACTTGTTCGTCATACAGAGATGCCAGTCAATTCCACTGTTCAATCTCAATTGCctttagttttcgagtaattaattttatcgaacagttttaaattgcaatgccacCTTTAAAATCAGCATTTCTAAAATCAGCTccgttctaaattttgaaaaattcaatgcaaATAATTGAATTATGTTATTCAAATTCGTCAATAATAACATATAAACTGTATTCCTCAGTTAGCCGTGAATGATTTTGACTCCGAAATTCggaactaagagatatgttggcataaaaaatgcaaccgaaatcaaaataaaaaccgagacacaaagcccagacaaaaacccaatgaaccgtccgtctccgtcaatttttctcttctacaaatcctgccggtcgtattCGATGAACGGTCACTGACGGGTTGTTACGTTGCcgttgtatgtgaatgttttcataagtaTTGCTTTTGTGATTTCTTGTTagttttatttaatattataataaaCATAATAAACAGTAGTCGTTCGGTAACTGGGCGAGAAAGGAAGCTCAGTTATCGAGATTCCCTTGCTAACTGGACCGGCATTTAAAACGTTGAATAAAATCGAAAGGAACATCAATTTTCCCAAACCGATCAGTATTCTATGTAAattaaaatcacttttttctgcaagtggtgaataAATCCTCTACGAAAATTTGACTTCTACTGAAACTTATAATTATAACAGGAAATAATCTCTAGACAAATTTTCGTAAAGAAATTATTCACCACTTCCTACTGTAGGAGTAACAAAAAATTTAAAGTAAATAGGCTAGGCTCAGGACTACGTgcttaaaataatgaaataacaccaggcaaaaattttcattcaaattttagcaatttaaaactgccttctaATCCGACAGAGAAtaatttggatcccaaactcgaatgtcgccaataGATGTCAACACCGTACACTGTATCGTGaaattgaataaacaaaagATTTTCACGAAACGATTTCGAGGTTTTGCATTGAGTatgacaacaggtatgaaatataatttggagaatatttgtcatgcgaaaataatgtcaatttttataacatctcaaattacatttgaaaatcCCCCACAGCAAAATTTTACATTAAATATGACGTCAATATGTACACACTGCTGCTTTTTACTTGGACTACAATCCAGTTAATGTTCGCCCAGCAAAAAGCAGTCCAGTTCAAGCGGGTGCAGTTATCGAACGACTACTGTATCTAATAGCTAATTGGATTTTGAGCATAGGTTAGTTCAaagataaaaaaacgaaaaaatctaaaaaaaatatatcctcCATCTGTATTCCAacctgactctgtaataaatttttttttttctcgaatgaTGCGATTTATTGGTGTCtttttcttaaatggcactaacgttcctagaggaacttcgccgtcacaacgtagtattacttgcgttatttttattagtatttagttgagatttttatgcgAAAACTATACGCcctgaatgcattctgagtgacaagctctggaatacgcgtgactacagtgcaagacggaggaaatttctctgacgaaaaattcccccgactagAACGGGAGTcgacccccggcatgttaggtttaaAGCGTTATCGATTATATaaccagtggcgtcgagtgaaacTTTCGCACCCGGGCGGAAGAATCGATTTGCGCCCCACCACCCCGCCAGAAAATAAATGCATCATATTTATCCAGTttcattctgcacccctaaaatcgtgTACCCGGGGGCGTCCAGCCCCCTCCATACCCCCCAGCCGACGCCACTGTATATAACGAATTAGTTTTTGAACCTGGGTTAGTTCCTACCTGAAGGCTGGTTGAGAGCTCTCGTGAATGTAAACGTGAACAAACACTTTTTGTCAATAATTCATGGACTGATAAATAATTCATGGACTGGAAAAACGCGATGGAAACATCTggaaacgataggaagaaacgttttctatttgaaaaagacaattcatattgataaaaatggatttattcaatatttcacaacattTCACGATACACCGTTGTTCGCCTGCTTTTGAAGTGTGGTGCGTAGTCATGTAGTTGCTCCATGTGAGTATATGAATGATTTAAGGAAAAAGGCAGTGCTTCCGTGGTCAAGTCATTAGCGTCACACTTTTTCAAGTCGGAGATTCGTGTATTCGATTTCCTCTCTGGCCAGGTGATTATTCATCAAATAAATTTATTCCGACCTACATAATGATACCGCATTTCCTAGAGCTTCTAACTCAAAATACATTCAATGCGTCTTATTTGGTATAAGACAACTCAGctgttttctaataaaaatggAGCATGGTATTAAACCTACTTTGAGACAGCAAAATATCATCtggaaacgttagtgccattcaagaaaaattaattctTCAATTTGTCTTCGTTTCTTTCTCGAGATGAATGGTTTATTACTTGGAACCTTTTCAAATGTTACGCGAGATATACCTTTACATTTGTTCGCCCCTAGTGAATGAACCATATTTTGTGTGTCGAATTCATTCGCCAAGTCAGACGAAATGTCACATTGGCTGCAGAGGCAAGAGAGCAAGGAAAAAGTCGCCTAGCTGATGAAAGTTCCAACCTGGCATTCATCTGTGTTTTGAGCAAGTGCTTtacgaaaaacaattttggagGATAAAATCTGGCCGTAATTCGAATGCAACGAAAATTCGCAACGTACAAACCATCCGTGCTAGTGTTTTCCCCTTTTGGCGCAGATATATGTCCGTTTAGCGTCTTGTGCGTGTAACTGTAGTGAGTAGAAGTTCTGCAATTCAAGGCGAGAAAAAATTTCACCTTCCATTATTTTGCTTTCTCGtctgcatttttttaatttggcttGCGGGGTTTGTGCAGATCATCGTTATCATACAATGTGTGAGCTTTAATAATAATAGTTGGAGTGCGAAAATAATTCCTTGGAATATTGGTCTGTGGATTCCTTGATATAAAAGGACTGAAGCATTGCACAAGTGAGCCACGAAGGCACAAACCAGTGTTGGTGAATAGAACAGGTGAAGGAGTAGTAACAGAAGGTGAACTGGTGGAGTGGTAGAAAATTTATTGACATGTCAATTTCGAATCCATAGGTGCTGTGTTGTGGGCTTCGTTGCGCTGAAGCAATTAGATTACAAGAGCTAGACTGTCGGCTTCGAACAGTCGAGTGTTGCGAATATTTAGCAACTGCGGTTTTGGTTGGTGCTCCTTGAACGGATTCTGCACTTGATGGATCAGAAATCGTTTTTCAGGGTAGCCTGAATCCCGAAATTATACATCTCCCTACGTGAAACCGCGATCGAGAATGGCTCATAACAATAATACCCAGGAGAAGGTAAAATCCGCGAACGACGTGAATGgagagcaagaaaaaatcgaaacTTCACTAGTGCTATAATCGTTGCTCATATTTTTGCTTTCCACGTTCACTATAGTTGTGTCATTTGTACGTGTCTCCTTTCGATTTCAAAACTTCAATATATTTTATGTGTTGGGGAATTGGGGTAACATATCCATCGAAATTATAAGATATCCCATTTTTCTTCCCGGCACTGTTGGAAAACGTATGCTAGATTTTAGATTAATATTTTCCCACTTCAAACTAGTTTTTCACAGAACCTTTATCCGCATAAGTGGTGTTCCAGGTTATTTTGAAATTagatttgtcttttttttttcaatgctgcaatttgaaaattgtaaaaatgaaaattatttctatgctagatatgaattttttttgagaataaagAACCCAAGTGAAACCGACAATGTCGCACAGCATATGTGCAATACTTgtcaacttttttgacgtaggactacgtctttcatttctgtaccggggtgtaagttcaaagtttcgaaaccgagagagtgacgctggactgcaaggttttgaacgttaatacctctttaccgactgaatggagtggtataataaccattcgaaagataaaatgtcaacgaattatatgattgtcacttattgttccaaaaatcgtttcaatagctttttgCTTtgcaaaattgctttgaaagcaagctattgaaatcataacaatctagctgattgatgatgattggtgatcgcaatgtgttcacgaacacggacgcaaaatctaggcacctggagaaaccttCATAGCGAATATATGCAAGCTTtgatttcttttgctcgcttgcattagtgtttgacaaccatagcggacacacgcaAGGCGTGAATACTTCTACTCGCGTCAGTTTCTGTTTTGCTTTCGcttggaacagtcatgaaatttttttttgcgtgtgaATGTGTCCGAGCGATTATTCTCACCCATTCACGCATTAGGCTTgttgttcccgtgatgcaatccaatagtataagtttctgttctgctttcgcatagaacaatcataaaaaattgtttgcgtatgaatgcgtccgagcgaaggaatattcgcacccatttacgcattcgacttggtgttctcgtggtgcaatccaatagcatatgaaaaattgccacatcacgataaaaacgaaatgaattttatgcaaggttttaagactttttttcgttttcaccatgaaatggcgccctcagtttctattctgcgcatggagtgatcatgaaaaatttcgtgttattctcacgataACAAaagtgaatcatgtatcaaacatgttcAGTTGATTTACAATACTTcttaaattccatcggttcgtttcgggaccaccaacaagttctaaagagttgaattttatgttaataacaattccatacttatactcatccacccacacactaacaagaaaaactttcagcaatctttcaaaatattcattcattcatgcattaaaaattgattcagatgcaatttcaaatgaattattaccgagccaacggtagtcctacgtctaccttgcggttatatcacagatataacccacttcttgtttttttatccCACTTGTTCTTATTCATTAACAGTTCAGTTCATAAGGTTGAGCTAagacgaaccagcccaagaggctgaaaatgtcaaaaataaagaataaaaaaaaattcataaggtTGATGTGTAGATGgcacctcttgcaaaaatctacttaactatcacaaagcaccatctttcaatggatatgtgtcaaaatttgacagcaatcggtcgattggtttgtGAGGTACagaattgagagtgaagcaacttttgttattgtgaaagaaatgggaaaatcacaaatcaatgaaaacgatggaaaaattacatgaattgggcttcgaattgcttccgcattaaccgtattctccagattggcccccagcgactgttttctgttcgcagacctgaaaagAATGCTcgttggcaagaaatttaagaccgatgatgaagtgattgccgaaactgaggcctattttgaggaaaaactgTAAGAACCGAACTGTTAggttcatttagcaattcagctgccAAATTTAttggtgtacattttttatctacGATAATTTTTTTGTGTAGCAGCTATttttggcgtaagagtattcctattttatcgatacatatttttatctattatacagtagccatttaggcgtaagagtattcctattctatcgataaacgcatgtcgccttttttcggcgtgagaatattcctattgctCGAATTTTCACAGGACCaaacacagcgggactgttgatataagacttccattgttgtgttataaatagTATCAATTACCGATTTAGCAGACCGTCAtttgagcggtaagggactgggattaccatcacgagatgattgttgcgtggacgtagttgctagaataacacacagatggtcagttgagcgccctgagttatgagctcatgatcgatcgcttagtagcGGGCATGCAACCATCAGGCTACGAAGATTCCCCTACTTGTCAACTTGCTTGATAACTGATATAACCCAATGGAAGTTGTTCAAGTTGTTGCTTGATATCTGATATAACCCAATGGAAGTTGttcaaaaaattaagaaaaactgAATTCATGGTTTGAAATGAACACCAATTGTCATGTTACCAGGGTGGGAGTCAAGACCGGGACCAATACAACAAATCCAAAAACTTTCTAACCAAGACTTTTTATCCCACATACACGACGTGTGCGCGGATAAAAAGTTGAAGAATTGTGTCAAGCGCGAGAAATATCGCCACATCCACTACTATGTGTCTACAATGAACCAGGAGTCAGTCTAGCACAAGAAGCTCATCAACCCTTCATCGAAAAACAATCAGTGGTCGCCTGGAATAAACCATCAAGATTCCCATCCAAGCACGGATCCACTGAAGCAGACCTCTTGGCCGAACTTCAAAAGATGATGAAACTGATGATGCATCTTTTTATGTTGCTCAAAATTAATAACCCGAATCACGAATTGGGCTCGTGAGCTCAAGTATGAGAGGTATGGATATTACCACTAAGCCAAATCGTCTCCCGTGGATCATAATGTTGGCGTTCTCCATCCTGATACGCTAACCTACTACTCTCCAACTGGTGTCTGCTCCACGTTTGACATCTCCCTTATCAACATCAGCGATGGCTACTCTCGCACCTCTGTGATCACCAATCTATCCTCCGGCCATCTCCCGGGTGTGTTTGAACTGAATCAAGTAATCAACCAGCGGCAGCAACACCGCAGGTAATTAAACCAACTGGTTCCGGTTCCAGCGGTTCTTCGAGGACTGCGTCAACAAAAACTTCTACCGGGCGACGGGGGTAGACATAGACAGAATACTACTGCAAGGACTCTCACATG
The Toxorhynchites rutilus septentrionalis strain SRP chromosome 2, ASM2978413v1, whole genome shotgun sequence genome window above contains:
- the LOC129771148 gene encoding vesicle-trafficking protein SEC22b-B; the protein is MALMTMIARVVDGLPLVGTMQEDEQSGKSVLEYQNQAKMLFRKLGPNSPSRCSIETGPYLFHYMIEAEVCYLVLCDKMFSKRIAFNYLEDIAQEFHNNYGRKVNSVTRPYAFIEFDIYIQKAKKSLTDRRRNINTINTQLQDVQRIMVQNIDDVLQRGTVLSELDTKTQNLSMLSQKYKKDATYLNRKSLYVKGAVAGIIIIVFVLYFWVI